One window of Parambassis ranga chromosome 3, fParRan2.1, whole genome shotgun sequence genomic DNA carries:
- the tox3 gene encoding TOX high mobility group box family member 3 — protein MDVRFYPTAGGNSIPGDPPNLDFAHCLGYYNFNKFQNNNNYMNMAEANGALLAGDTFHTPSLGDEEFEIPPITPPPETESGLGLSEVDSPFPAMPEPPAPHRGPLIPQFPPQSLDLPSITISRNIMDQEGISVNNGQPVNVGPGHPRQYQPNPAMVMKSIISMNSPNGMIPRNQLTTINQSQLNTQLSLNMAGPNITHTSPSPPASKSATPSPSSSINEDDQEDGNRVNGEKRPAPIDPTKKPKTPKKKKKKDPNEPQKPVSAYALFFRDTQAAIKGQNPNATFGEVSKIVASMWDGLGEEQKQVYKSKTEAAKKEYLKALAAYRASLVSKAAAESAEAQTIRSVQQTLASTSLSPGLVLPSPLNQHPSMPSASQALQQAMPRAIAPKPLQMRLGGSQIVTSVTVSHQNMSSGMPPQMLNQMGAGGAMIAGAQSTAVSQMSPPMQQVQQHAMQQLQQQQQQQQMQQHLQHHQMQQQQMHHQQIQQQMQHQHFQHHLQQQLQQHHMQQQQQQQQQQQQQQQQQQQQQQQHMQQQHMQMQHMQLQHQLHQQQIQHLQQQQQQQHQSQCSPPQHSPGTPHSVGGSTSLGSPQPTPQQQPHPSQIQAHAQVLSQVSIY, from the exons TTCCAGAATAACAACAACTACATGAACATGGCTGAGGCGAATGGTGCCCTGCTCGCTGGGGAT ACTTTTCATACACCCAGCTTGGGCGACGAGGAGTTTGAGATTCCTCCCATCACACCTCCACCTGAGACCGAGTCTGGTCTAGGTCTGTCAGAAGTGGACTCACCCTTCCCAGCGATGCCAGAGCCCCCAGCTCCACACAGGGGTCCTTTAATCCCTCAGTTCCCCCCACAAAGCCTGGACCTACCCTCCATTACCATCTCACGCAACATAATGGACCAGGAAGGGATATCAGTCAACAATGGGCAGCCTGTG AATGTTGGACCTGGTCATCCACGTCAGTACCAACCCAACCCTGCCATGGTGATGAAGTCCATCATCAGCATGAACAGCCCCAATGGCATGATACCACGGAATCAGCTGACCACTATCAACCAATCCCAGCtcaacacacagctgagcttAAACATGGCAGGACCCAACATCACCCACACTTCCCCATCACCACCTGCCAGCAAGTCTGCCACACCCTCTCCCTCCAGCTCCATCAATGAAGATGACCAGGAGGATGGCAACAGG GTCAATGGGGAGAAGCGACCAGCTCCCATAGATCCCACAAAGAAGCCTAAGACtcctaagaagaagaagaagaaggatcCCAATGAGCCTCAGAAGCCGGTGTCGGCCTATGCTCTTTTCTTCAGAGACACCCAGGCTGCGATCAAGGGCCAGAATCCCAATGCCACCTTTGGAGAAGTGTCTAAGATTGTAGCATCCATGTGGGATGGTCTTGGAGAGGAACAGAAGCAG GTTTACAAAAGCAAAACAGAAGCTGCGAAGAAAGAATATTTAAAAGCCCTTGCTGCATATCGTGCTAGCTTGGTTTCCAAG GCTGCAGCAGAATCGGCTGAGGCTCAGACAATTCGCTCAGTGCAGCAGACGCTGGCCTCCACTAGCCTGTCTCCTGGCCTGGTGCTGCCTTCACCCCTCAACCAGCACCCCTCCATGCCATCAGCTTCCCAGGCCCTCCAACAAGCCATGCCACGGGCCATTGCCCCAAAACCTCTGCAGATGAGACTAGGGGGCAGTCAGATCGTGACCTCTGTTACAGTTTCTCACCAGAACATGTCCTCTGGGATGCCACCACAGATGCTCAACCAGATGGGTGCTGGAGGGGCCATGATAGCGGGTGCCCAGTCCACGGCAGTGTCTCAGATGAGCCCACCCATGCAACAGGTGCAACAGCATGCAATGCAGCagctccaacagcagcagcagcagcagcagatgcaacagcacctccagcaccatcagatgcagcagcagcagatgcatcaccagcagatccagcagcagatgcagcatcagcatttccagcaccacctccagcagcagctgcagcaacaccacatgcagcagcagcaacagcaacaacagcagcagcaacaacaacaacaacagcagcagcagcagcagcaacagcacatgCAGCAACAGCACATGCAGATGCAGCACATGCAGTTGCAGCATcagctgcatcagcagcagattcaacatctccagcagcagcaacagcaacagcatcAGTCCCAGTGCTCCCCGCCGCAGCACTCTCCTGGAACACCTCATTCAGTGGGAGGCTCTACATCGCTCGGCAGCCCCCAGCCGACCCCACAGCAGCAACCGCACCCCTCCCAAATCCAGGCCCACGCCCAGGTCCTGTCCCAGGTCAGCATTTACTGA